Below is a window of Acidobacteriota bacterium DNA.
CCGGCCTTCCGGCCGGAGCCGAGGAAGAGGATGAGCGCCGCCGCCGGTCCGAGGAGCACGAACCCGAGCAGGAGCAGGGCGTGGGGCTCCGGCCCGGAGCGCTGCCATTCCCGCCATCCCTCGAGTCCGGCGGGCACGCTCATCAAGACCCAGAGCACCGCGAAGAGGATGGCGAAGCGCCGGGGCGCGACCGCCTGGGCCGTCCTCCCCGCCCGGACCGGAGCCTCCGCTTTCTCGCCGCCCGCCAGCACCCACAGGAATCCGGCGCCGAACAGCGCGAGGGCGATCCCGCCGAGGAGGAGGACGAGAGAGCCGCCCGGCCGTCCCGGTTCGAGAACGGCGCGCGAAGGATCCTCCGGATCGTAGGCGACCTGAACCGAAGCGCCGCGGGGATAGCGGGCCACTACCGAGCGCGCCCAGTCGTAGCTCGATCCGAGCTCGTGCAGAAAGACGCG
It encodes the following:
- a CDS encoding DUF3592 domain-containing protein, which translates into the protein MLGPGEARKTRAGRPVRVVLALVGLLGAALALTGARAAQRARATAHWPRTPGIVLDSRIETDRHRDAYYPRVEYEYTVRGRRFVGQRVFLHELGSSYDWARSVVARYPRGASVQVAYDPEDPSRAVLEPGRPGGSLVLLLGGIALALFGAGFLWVLAGGEKAEAPVRAGRTAQAVAPRRFAILFAVLWVLMSVPAGLEGWREWQRSGPEPHALLLLGFVLLGPAAALILFLGSGRKAG